A stretch of Peptococcaceae bacterium 1198_IL3148 DNA encodes these proteins:
- a CDS encoding Rdx family protein, translating into MANKIIIEYCIAUGYLAKAVSLTEKLLRQYKHNLSGLELIPSGGGVFEVKFNEKLLFSKKKLGRFPQDGEVEQLVQAELA; encoded by the coding sequence GTGGCTAACAAAATTATTATTGAGTACTGTATTGCTTGAGGGTATTTAGCTAAAGCTGTCAGTTTGACAGAAAAATTATTGCGGCAATACAAACACAACCTGTCTGGACTAGAGTTAATTCCTTCGGGTGGCGGGGTCTTTGAAGTGAAATTTAACGAAAAACTGCTTTTTAGCAAGAAAAAACTAGGCCGTTTTCCCCAAGATGGTGAGGTAGAACAGTTAGTGCAAGCAGAGCTTGCCTAA
- a CDS encoding peptidylprolyl isomerase, with amino-acid sequence MKKAIIETDNGNIVIELFEKDAPGTVANFESLIKKGFYDGLNFHRVIPGFVAQGGCPYGTGTGGPGYTIKCETEGNPNKHVRGALSMAHAGKDTGGSQFFIVYEPQPHLDGVHTVFGQVIEGMDAVDKIKPGTKMNKVTIVEE; translated from the coding sequence ATGAAAAAGGCAATTATCGAGACAGATAACGGGAACATCGTTATAGAATTATTTGAAAAAGATGCCCCCGGCACTGTGGCAAATTTTGAATCTTTAATTAAAAAAGGATTTTATGATGGTCTTAACTTCCATCGGGTTATTCCTGGTTTTGTGGCCCAAGGCGGCTGCCCCTATGGCACCGGCACTGGTGGCCCCGGTTATACCATAAAATGTGAGACCGAGGGCAATCCTAATAAACACGTTCGTGGTGCATTATCCATGGCCCATGCCGGTAAAGATACCGGTGGTAGCCAATTCTTTATTGTTTATGAACCCCAACCCCACTTGGATGGCGTGCATACAGTGTTTGGTCAAGTAATTGAAGGTATGGATGCAGTGGATAAAATTAAGCCCGGCACTAAGATGAATAAGGTAACAATTGTAGAAGAATAA
- a CDS encoding MarR family transcriptional regulator: protein MSNQIKKSRNLAELFVRVFEKIKIESRRHLCEEIDITPSQFTALKYLNQHDSNLLSDLAEGLLISNAAVTKMTDRLEKKGLVKRVNHAGDRRATVLKLTALGKELVSKATQAETNGWKKVIDRMSETQRDALMQGIQAFIKSGLIDIRDYNEICLKCGIEHQDSCPLECTAKEKQDNLSPLSH from the coding sequence ATGAGTAATCAAATAAAAAAGTCACGTAACCTGGCGGAGCTTTTTGTGCGGGTTTTTGAAAAAATAAAAATAGAATCACGCCGCCACCTGTGTGAAGAAATTGACATCACCCCTTCGCAATTTACCGCCCTAAAATACCTAAATCAACATGACAGTAATTTACTAAGTGATTTAGCCGAAGGATTATTAATCAGTAATGCAGCAGTAACCAAAATGACCGATCGGTTAGAAAAAAAGGGACTGGTTAAAAGGGTTAATCATGCCGGTGATAGACGGGCCACCGTACTAAAGTTAACAGCCCTCGGAAAAGAACTGGTTTCTAAAGCTACCCAGGCCGAAACAAATGGTTGGAAAAAAGTTATTGACCGCATGAGTGAAACCCAAAGGGATGCGTTAATGCAAGGCATTCAAGCCTTTATTAAATCTGGTCTGATTGATATTCGGGACTATAATGAAATTTGTTTGAAGTGTGGCATCGAGCACCAAGACAGTTGTCCGTTGGAGTGTACCGCCAAGGAAAAACAAGACAATTTATCTCCTTTAAGTCACTAA
- a CDS encoding AAA family ATPase, with amino-acid sequence MSTQNSIKVIDPQDWGSNVDTLPGFYIDSEKLSVIQDLMFSKLNVMLTGDPGTGKTELCQRLANAHKLPFHRVNVGAIRTPRDWFGHWEFVDGKTVFVKSQFVDAIQRPGIVALDEFNRVTPDIHNSIYTILDHNREVFIEETKETVKVHPQCIFIATENRGRSHTGIFMEDAAVEDRFETVRLELPPVDIMTELLVNNHGVNTEQAQLLARITHKLNDLYHEESLSKATGFRPAIAAAALLRRDQPLKTALKYTYVHRYSPDGGMDSEQTTVLQVIQAYLP; translated from the coding sequence ATGTCTACACAAAATTCCATCAAAGTAATTGATCCTCAAGATTGGGGAAGCAATGTAGACACATTGCCTGGTTTTTATATAGATAGCGAGAAACTATCGGTAATACAAGACTTAATGTTTTCAAAGTTAAACGTTATGCTAACGGGCGATCCTGGCACAGGAAAAACCGAACTTTGCCAAAGGTTAGCCAATGCACACAAATTGCCCTTTCATCGGGTAAACGTCGGGGCAATCCGTACCCCCAGGGATTGGTTCGGCCATTGGGAATTTGTCGATGGTAAAACTGTTTTTGTTAAATCACAATTTGTCGATGCCATTCAACGCCCGGGCATCGTTGCTTTAGATGAGTTTAACCGAGTAACACCGGATATTCACAACTCCATATACACTATCCTTGACCATAACCGTGAAGTATTTATTGAAGAAACTAAGGAAACCGTTAAAGTACACCCCCAGTGTATATTTATCGCCACCGAAAACCGGGGCCGTAGTCATACCGGGATTTTTATGGAGGACGCCGCGGTGGAAGACCGTTTTGAAACCGTTAGGTTGGAATTGCCTCCGGTTGATATCATGACCGAACTACTGGTTAATAACCATGGGGTGAATACAGAGCAGGCACAACTCTTAGCCCGTATTACCCACAAATTAAATGATCTTTACCACGAAGAAAGTCTCAGCAAAGCCACCGGTTTTAGACCAGCCATTGCTGCTGCAGCATTGCTTCGCCGTGATCAGCCATTGAAAACAGCACTGAAATACACCTATGTGCATCGTTATTCACCGGACGGTGGGATGGACAGCGAGCAAACAACAGTGTTGCAGGTTATCCAAGCTTATTTGCCTTAA